A single window of Selenomonas sputigena DNA harbors:
- the ispE gene encoding 4-(cytidine 5'-diphospho)-2-C-methyl-D-erythritol kinase: MLKLLARAKINLTLDILGKRPDGYHEVEMVMQSVALADEVELEKTAQGISLEIEGATLAADESNLAWRAAALFLRRFPSAGGIAIRLKKTIPMAAGLAGGSADAAAVLLGMNDLFEKGLDEAALAELAAEIGSDVPFCLAGGTQLATGRGEILRRLADLPPFPVVLAKPPVDVSTAWAYGRYDAQKAVRHPDTEKMLAAIGAGDRLRICRELCNVLESVTIEEHEEVRRLKERMLEQGALAAMMSGSGPTVFALMESEGAAQNLAKRLREETDAAVFCTKTQGAQMF, from the coding sequence TTGCTGAAGCTTTTGGCGCGGGCGAAGATCAATCTGACGCTCGATATCTTGGGGAAACGTCCCGACGGCTATCACGAGGTGGAGATGGTCATGCAGTCCGTCGCGCTCGCGGATGAGGTCGAGCTGGAAAAGACGGCGCAGGGCATTTCTTTGGAGATCGAAGGCGCGACGCTCGCTGCAGACGAGAGCAATCTCGCGTGGCGTGCGGCGGCGCTCTTTTTGCGCCGTTTTCCGTCGGCGGGCGGCATAGCGATCCGCCTGAAAAAGACGATTCCGATGGCGGCGGGACTTGCGGGCGGTTCTGCGGACGCTGCCGCCGTGCTCCTCGGGATGAACGATCTTTTTGAGAAGGGGCTGGATGAGGCGGCGCTTGCGGAGCTTGCAGCCGAGATCGGCTCTGACGTCCCCTTTTGTCTTGCGGGCGGTACGCAGCTGGCGACGGGGCGCGGCGAGATTCTGCGCCGCCTTGCCGATCTGCCGCCTTTTCCCGTCGTGCTGGCGAAGCCGCCCGTCGACGTTTCGACCGCCTGGGCGTACGGGCGCTACGATGCGCAGAAGGCGGTGCGGCACCCGGACACGGAGAAGATGCTCGCCGCCATCGGTGCGGGCGATCGCTTGCGCATTTGCCGGGAGTTGTGCAATGTGCTCGAAAGTGTTACCATAGAGGAGCATGAGGAGGTCCGTCGTCTGAAGGAAAGGATGCTGGAGCAGGGCGCACTCGCTGCCATGATGTCCGGCTCAGGGCCGACGGTCTTCGCACTGATGGAAAGCGAGGGGGCGGCGCAGAATCTGGCGAAGAGACTGCGCGAAGAGACGGATGCCGCCGTCTTTTGCACAAAGACGCAGGGGGCGCAGATGTTCTGA
- a CDS encoding HAD-IC family P-type ATPase, whose product MDEKSAAPEEAERIKKDVRSSLLIVLPLTLLAFAFSPGLLAASTFGIDLGPLSPEEAPLLFAGIELSLALAMLLACKSILVRGVRLLFKSPCADSLIVVSAISAVIASLLLMVQMMLTGEALFHQLLFTPLGLFLTFTLGGKYLEVRLAARKLSLDEDEGVMPPGAEEMMAEHEAERQRREEEERRKKESEARYRELEALRAEERRLAEREARRARGEVLPAEEEEDEPAASDAPRQEEAAKTPEHTPLLAVTDNAALRFLAFGLLLAIADAALWQTMGLDLLQTAIFFFSVLFFACPAALFFASSFALPEALKKCRAQKIFVKNAGVFGTLKHISAIALSKSGGITEGRPFLATIVGEGLSDSAILGLAASAENGVSHPLARVLVASAVSRGARLMRVSATSSIPGKGVEALINGRAVRLGKREWLEEEGVQISNSLLTQGDQFASRGKIVIYLATGKIAKGLLVFSDEARSDMPRTIRLLESLGVQTVMMTGDCRTAAKRTAKDAGISVYRADLAPADKAKEVQMLQAHGHSVALLAAKKEDAEAASMADVVLAMQTSESEIAPDILIASGDPSHIPQLITLSRKIVRAVHLALSLAFLAAVLAAVLLHASLFFLGDLRFLPLLSVLSMLAGIVAATLVPLGLKGFKFAPHTLDY is encoded by the coding sequence ATGGATGAAAAGTCTGCAGCACCAGAGGAGGCGGAACGCATCAAAAAGGACGTGCGCTCCTCCCTCCTCATCGTCCTGCCCCTGACGCTTCTGGCATTCGCCTTTTCGCCGGGACTGCTCGCAGCCTCCACATTTGGCATAGACCTAGGGCCGCTCTCTCCCGAGGAGGCGCCGCTCCTCTTTGCAGGAATCGAGCTCTCCCTCGCGCTCGCCATGCTGCTCGCGTGCAAATCCATCCTCGTGCGCGGCGTCCGCCTGCTCTTCAAATCGCCGTGCGCCGATTCACTCATCGTCGTCAGCGCCATCTCCGCCGTCATCGCGAGCCTCCTCCTCATGGTGCAGATGATGCTGACGGGAGAAGCGCTCTTTCACCAGCTTCTCTTCACGCCGCTCGGCCTCTTCCTGACCTTCACGCTCGGCGGCAAATACCTCGAAGTGCGCCTCGCCGCACGGAAGCTCTCGCTCGACGAGGACGAGGGCGTCATGCCGCCGGGCGCAGAGGAGATGATGGCGGAGCATGAAGCCGAGCGCCAGAGGCGCGAGGAGGAGGAACGTCGAAAGAAGGAGTCCGAGGCGCGCTACCGCGAACTCGAAGCGCTGCGCGCCGAGGAGCGCCGTCTCGCCGAGCGGGAAGCGAGGCGTGCGCGAGGCGAGGTGCTGCCCGCAGAGGAAGAGGAAGATGAGCCTGCCGCAAGCGACGCGCCCAGGCAGGAGGAAGCGGCGAAGACGCCCGAGCACACGCCGCTGCTCGCCGTCACGGACAATGCCGCCCTGCGCTTTCTCGCCTTCGGTCTGCTGCTCGCCATCGCCGATGCTGCCCTCTGGCAGACCATGGGACTCGATCTTCTGCAGACGGCGATCTTCTTTTTCTCCGTGCTCTTCTTCGCTTGCCCTGCCGCACTCTTCTTTGCCTCCTCGTTCGCCCTGCCCGAAGCGCTGAAAAAGTGCCGCGCCCAGAAGATCTTCGTGAAGAACGCCGGCGTCTTCGGCACGCTCAAGCACATCAGCGCCATCGCGCTCTCGAAGAGCGGCGGCATCACCGAAGGCAGGCCGTTCCTCGCGACCATCGTCGGCGAGGGGCTTTCCGACAGTGCGATCCTAGGACTCGCCGCGAGCGCGGAAAACGGCGTCTCCCATCCGCTCGCACGCGTCCTCGTCGCCAGCGCTGTCAGTCGGGGCGCTCGCCTCATGCGCGTTTCGGCGACGAGCAGCATCCCCGGCAAAGGCGTCGAGGCGCTGATCAACGGCAGAGCCGTACGCCTCGGCAAGCGCGAATGGCTCGAAGAAGAGGGCGTCCAGATCAGCAATTCCCTCTTGACGCAGGGCGATCAATTCGCCTCGCGCGGCAAGATCGTCATCTATCTCGCCACGGGCAAGATCGCCAAGGGCCTCCTCGTGTTCTCTGACGAGGCGCGAAGCGACATGCCGCGCACGATCCGCCTGCTGGAATCTCTGGGCGTCCAGACCGTGATGATGACGGGCGACTGCCGCACTGCGGCAAAGCGCACGGCAAAGGATGCCGGCATCTCCGTCTACCGCGCCGATCTTGCGCCCGCCGACAAGGCGAAGGAGGTGCAGATGCTTCAGGCGCACGGTCACTCTGTCGCCCTGCTCGCCGCCAAGAAGGAGGACGCGGAGGCAGCCTCGATGGCTGACGTCGTGCTCGCCATGCAGACGAGCGAGAGCGAGATCGCACCCGACATCCTCATCGCCTCAGGAGATCCCTCGCACATTCCCCAGCTCATCACTCTTTCACGGAAGATCGTCCGCGCCGTGCACCTCGCGCTTTCTCTCGCCTTCCTCGCCGCCGTCCTGGCGGCCGTCCTGCTGCATGCCTCGCTCTTCTTCCTCGGCGACCTGCGCTTTTTGCCGCTGCTCTCCGTCCTCTCCATGCTCGCGGGCATCGTCGCAGCGACGCTCGTACCGCTCGGACTCAAGGGCTTCAAATTCGCGCCGCACACGCTCGACTACTGA
- a CDS encoding cytochrome ubiquinol oxidase subunit I: MSTAVLSQWQFAITSTYHFLFVPLTLGLTFFLALLETCHVRTKDAQWKKESRKLLQFFSTVFLINFAMGVVTGIVQEFHFGMNWSEYARFMGDIFGAPLALEALSAFFLESTFLGIWIFGWDKLSPKLHCVTMWLVAIGGNLSALWIIVANSFMQHPTGYAIEGGRAVMTDFGALLSNHYVIGEITHTFFAGMSTAGVLLAAITAYKILQGGPAADLFQKAMKGILAFTLIGLLGVAGAGHMHAQYLKDVQPMKLAAMEALWETEDPAPFAAFAIINEDKMQNDFEITIPAMFSFMVYNKPAGEIKGIRDLQEEAVQMYGSDNYVPNVTALFWAFRIMVGTGGLMILITGAALLLAMRGKLADKRCMLKVLLYSLPLPFIANSVGWFVTESGRQPWIVVGLQKTVDAVSPNLTATDIWLTIIGFTLIYLVLIVFALGVAIRFIKTSPSPERSAA; encoded by the coding sequence ATGAGCACGGCTGTCCTATCACAATGGCAGTTTGCCATCACCTCGACGTATCATTTTCTCTTCGTCCCGCTGACGCTGGGGCTGACATTCTTCCTGGCACTTCTCGAAACCTGTCATGTCCGCACGAAGGACGCGCAGTGGAAGAAGGAAAGCCGCAAGCTGCTGCAATTCTTCAGCACGGTCTTCCTCATCAACTTCGCCATGGGTGTCGTCACGGGCATCGTACAGGAGTTCCACTTCGGCATGAACTGGTCGGAGTACGCGCGCTTCATGGGCGACATCTTCGGTGCGCCGCTCGCCTTGGAGGCACTCTCCGCCTTCTTCCTTGAGTCGACGTTCCTCGGCATCTGGATCTTCGGCTGGGATAAATTGTCACCGAAACTTCACTGCGTGACGATGTGGCTCGTCGCCATCGGCGGCAACCTCTCGGCGCTCTGGATCATCGTCGCCAACTCCTTCATGCAGCATCCGACGGGCTATGCCATCGAAGGCGGCCGTGCCGTCATGACGGACTTCGGCGCTCTCCTCTCGAATCACTACGTCATCGGCGAGATCACGCATACGTTCTTCGCGGGCATGTCGACGGCGGGCGTCCTGCTCGCAGCGATCACCGCCTATAAGATCCTTCAGGGAGGCCCTGCCGCCGACCTCTTCCAGAAAGCCATGAAGGGCATCCTCGCCTTCACGCTCATCGGCCTTCTTGGCGTCGCGGGCGCCGGCCACATGCACGCCCAGTACCTGAAGGACGTCCAGCCCATGAAGCTCGCCGCCATGGAGGCTCTGTGGGAGACGGAAGATCCCGCGCCGTTCGCCGCCTTCGCCATCATCAACGAGGACAAGATGCAGAACGACTTCGAGATCACGATTCCCGCGATGTTCTCCTTCATGGTCTACAATAAGCCTGCCGGCGAAATCAAGGGCATCCGCGACCTGCAGGAAGAAGCCGTCCAAATGTACGGCTCGGACAACTACGTGCCGAACGTCACGGCGCTCTTCTGGGCGTTCCGCATCATGGTCGGCACGGGCGGCCTCATGATTCTCATCACGGGCGCAGCGCTCCTCCTCGCGATGCGCGGCAAGCTCGCAGACAAGCGCTGCATGCTCAAGGTGCTGCTCTACAGTCTGCCGCTTCCCTTCATCGCCAACTCCGTCGGCTGGTTCGTCACCGAATCGGGACGTCAGCCTTGGATCGTCGTCGGCCTGCAGAAGACGGTCGACGCCGTCTCCCCGAACCTCACCGCAACGGATATATGGCTGACGATCATCGGCTTCACGCTCATCTATCTCGTGCTCATCGTCTTCGCCCTCGGCGTTGCGATCCGCTTCATCAAGACCAGTCCTTCGCCGGAAAGGAGTGCAGCATAA
- the cydB gene encoding cytochrome d ubiquinol oxidase subunit II, which yields MDLNILWFVLIVVLFTGFFFLEGFDYGVGMLLPFVGKTDEERRITLRTILPVWDGNEVWMITAGGASFAAFPHLYATMFSTFYLALFLMLVALILRGVAFELRGHKDSAVWRSGWDKCIVFGSVVPAFLWGVAVTDLIAGLAIDANMTYTGGFFGLLSPYSIVGGLAFVFVFAFHGAAFLTMRLADRHLIMRVQDVAKKAGALAVVFFVLCMGLTYVYTDLYANPFAAGALVLAAVVFLASYANVINKASTKGFVCSGLAVALTVVAFFLGLFPRLMVSSLSPEYSLTIYNASSTPYTLSIMTIAAGCLVPIILCYQIWTYYIFRKRVTAADANHHGY from the coding sequence ATGGATTTGAACATCTTATGGTTTGTCCTGATCGTCGTGCTCTTCACGGGCTTCTTCTTCCTTGAGGGCTTTGACTACGGCGTCGGCATGCTGCTGCCCTTCGTCGGCAAGACCGATGAGGAGCGCCGCATCACGCTGCGCACGATCCTGCCCGTATGGGACGGAAACGAAGTGTGGATGATCACGGCGGGCGGCGCGAGCTTCGCGGCCTTCCCGCACCTTTACGCGACGATGTTCAGCACGTTCTACCTCGCGCTCTTCTTGATGCTCGTCGCGCTCATCCTGCGCGGCGTCGCTTTTGAACTGCGCGGACACAAGGACTCCGCCGTCTGGCGCAGCGGCTGGGACAAGTGCATCGTCTTCGGCAGCGTCGTTCCCGCCTTCCTCTGGGGCGTCGCCGTGACCGACCTCATCGCAGGCCTTGCCATCGACGCGAACATGACGTACACGGGCGGCTTCTTCGGTCTGCTCTCGCCCTATTCCATCGTCGGCGGCCTCGCCTTCGTCTTCGTCTTCGCCTTCCACGGTGCGGCATTTTTGACGATGCGCCTCGCCGACCGCCACCTCATCATGCGCGTGCAGGACGTGGCGAAAAAGGCCGGCGCTCTCGCCGTCGTCTTCTTCGTCTTGTGCATGGGACTCACCTACGTCTATACCGACCTCTACGCGAATCCCTTCGCTGCGGGCGCTCTCGTCCTCGCCGCCGTCGTCTTCCTCGCTTCCTATGCGAATGTGATCAACAAGGCCTCGACGAAGGGCTTCGTCTGCAGCGGCCTCGCCGTCGCCCTGACGGTCGTCGCCTTCTTCCTCGGGCTCTTCCCGCGCCTCATGGTGTCGAGCCTTTCGCCCGAGTACAGCCTGACGATCTACAATGCGTCTTCGACGCCCTACACGCTGTCGATCATGACGATCGCTGCCGGCTGCCTCGTCCCGATCATACTCTGCTATCAGATCTGGACGTACTACATCTTCCGCAAGCGCGTGACGGCTGCCGACGCCAACCACCACGGCTATTGA
- the cydD gene encoding thiol reductant ABC exporter subunit CydD — MKNSLLFLTLKEKKHIVLCRALLEALSGVFVIAAAWQTASVVNAVFLHGAGMHETASDFLVLFLCVLGAALLRLPKSSLEDRLSEHMRLFCRKTLHRALLAEGRDTHGVLTLALERVDALEPWFHTVVPTAISFAVLVPFILAVSAVFDPLSALLFFATLPIAPFLLMLIGKATRRASERQWSKMEALTAGFGEMIRAAMTLKLFRRTESEGAHLKASSRSFSEASLAVLRLAFVSSFALELITTLSIALIAVSIGLRLIDGQISFPTAFFVLILAPLFYQPLREGGIAFHAAMDAHTAAKALLPWLAAPLDREDGRCDQILVPPRLLAEKLSYRYPLTQEAVLQGLDLNFRAGKKTALIGASGAGKTTLLNLLAGLLTPTEGTIVLQDGAGDGKSYDLAHLSPASRRALITYVPQETHVFNATLAENISLWQEGATKSAVSAALEQAALGGFLAALPHGLATPLGAGGHPLSAGERRRLGLARAFFQARPLVILDEITAGLDEETEKAVLAALDDFSHRRTLILASHRPALIAWADHIIDIGGDAE; from the coding sequence ATGAAGAACAGTCTGCTCTTCCTCACGCTCAAGGAAAAAAAGCATATCGTCCTCTGCCGCGCCTTGCTCGAAGCGCTCTCGGGCGTCTTCGTCATCGCGGCGGCATGGCAGACGGCTTCCGTCGTCAACGCGGTCTTCCTCCATGGCGCGGGAATGCACGAAACAGCATCAGATTTTCTGGTGCTGTTTTTGTGCGTCCTGGGCGCGGCTCTCCTGCGTCTGCCCAAAAGCAGCCTGGAAGACCGTCTGTCCGAGCACATGCGCCTCTTCTGCCGCAAGACGCTGCATCGTGCGCTTCTTGCCGAGGGGCGCGATACGCACGGCGTCCTGACCCTGGCGTTAGAACGCGTGGATGCACTCGAGCCGTGGTTTCATACCGTCGTTCCGACGGCCATATCGTTCGCCGTGCTCGTGCCCTTCATCCTCGCAGTCAGCGCCGTCTTCGATCCGCTCTCGGCATTGCTCTTTTTCGCGACGCTCCCCATCGCGCCCTTCTTGCTCATGCTCATCGGCAAGGCGACGCGCCGCGCGAGCGAGCGCCAGTGGTCGAAGATGGAGGCTCTGACCGCGGGCTTCGGCGAGATGATCCGCGCGGCGATGACCTTGAAGCTCTTTCGCCGCACGGAATCTGAAGGTGCACATCTAAAGGCAAGCAGCCGCTCCTTTTCCGAAGCATCACTCGCCGTCCTGCGCCTCGCCTTCGTCTCCTCCTTCGCGCTCGAACTCATCACGACGCTCTCGATCGCACTGATTGCCGTATCGATCGGCCTCAGACTCATCGACGGACAGATCAGCTTTCCTACGGCATTCTTCGTGCTGATTCTCGCGCCGCTCTTCTACCAGCCGCTGCGAGAAGGCGGCATCGCCTTTCACGCCGCCATGGACGCGCACACGGCAGCAAAGGCGCTCCTGCCGTGGCTCGCCGCTCCCCTCGACAGAGAAGACGGCAGGTGCGATCAGATTCTCGTGCCACCGCGCCTCCTTGCCGAAAAACTTTCCTATCGCTATCCGCTGACACAAGAAGCCGTCCTCCAAGGGCTCGATCTCAACTTTCGCGCGGGCAAGAAGACCGCACTCATCGGCGCGAGCGGTGCGGGCAAGACGACCCTGCTCAATCTTCTCGCCGGTCTTCTCACGCCGACCGAAGGAACGATCGTCCTGCAGGACGGCGCAGGCGACGGAAAGTCTTATGACCTCGCGCATCTTTCGCCTGCCTCGCGCCGCGCGCTCATCACCTATGTGCCGCAGGAAACGCATGTATTCAACGCGACGCTCGCCGAAAACATCAGCCTGTGGCAGGAGGGCGCGACGAAAAGCGCCGTGAGCGCCGCCCTTGAGCAAGCGGCGCTCGGCGGCTTCCTGGCAGCGCTTCCCCACGGGCTTGCCACGCCGCTCGGCGCGGGCGGACATCCGCTGTCCGCCGGCGAGAGGAGACGTCTCGGCCTTGCGCGCGCCTTCTTCCAAGCTCGCCCCCTCGTCATCCTCGACGAAATCACGGCAGGGCTCGACGAAGAGACGGAAAAGGCGGTTCTCGCCGCCCTCGACGATTTCTCTCACCGCCGCACCTTGATCCTCGCCTCGCATCGTCCCGCGCTCATCGCTTGGGCCGATCATATCATCGACATAGGAGGTGATGCCGAATGA
- a CDS encoding ATP-binding cassette domain-containing protein, with amino-acid sequence MTEILHLMRLASPAKGLPALLAAFFAALSGIALIGAAAWIIASAALAPPLSALTLGITCVRAAGVARAVFRYLDRLLSHRLAFACYEKLQLLTYRQAAEKLPLKEGAMREGEFLHDLLTGCETLRNFYLRTVPPPLLAGLVAFFTAAALLPLSALAAALVAALYLLHLALPLLLKEESLREESAAYRDTLLDLVDGRTELHQAGALPLARQMLDDAAKTFQEKQSEKRQKRERLFTLLDASRVILWVGLLLLLLPHAQAGEISGIEYAVWALALEAALAEYRALPAAILGASAARQAAQNILPSKGEMQPEAAPTKEMATRTPPMPALPAADSAVPLLEARNISFAYQAGLPVLENLTFCIRRGEHTAIIGESGAGKTTLASLLLRLWDIDSGTIFYSGVAHTSLTADAVRSLFGVSLQGSYLFSTSVRDNFLRLHESITEDTMWQSLETAQLADVVRSLPQGLDEPLGENASRLSGGQRSRLLTALALAADAPLLLLDEPTAGLDAARGAKLIAAVLETLDKRGGTLIVITHDLPLLSRMKQVISL; translated from the coding sequence ATGACGGAAATCCTGCATCTCATGCGCCTCGCTTCTCCTGCCAAAGGACTGCCCGCGCTTCTCGCGGCATTCTTCGCCGCACTCTCGGGTATCGCGCTCATCGGCGCCGCCGCGTGGATCATCGCGAGCGCCGCACTCGCGCCGCCTCTCTCGGCGCTGACGCTCGGCATCACCTGCGTGCGTGCCGCAGGCGTCGCGCGCGCCGTCTTCCGCTACCTCGACCGCCTTCTCTCGCACCGTCTCGCCTTCGCCTGCTACGAAAAGCTGCAGCTTCTGACCTACCGTCAAGCGGCAGAAAAGCTGCCGCTCAAGGAGGGCGCAATGCGCGAGGGCGAATTCCTGCACGACCTTCTGACGGGCTGCGAGACGCTGCGAAACTTCTACCTGCGCACCGTGCCGCCGCCGCTCCTCGCGGGACTCGTCGCGTTCTTCACCGCTGCCGCGCTCCTGCCGCTTTCCGCACTCGCAGCGGCCCTCGTCGCGGCGCTTTACCTGCTGCACCTCGCCCTGCCCCTCCTGCTCAAAGAAGAAAGCCTGCGCGAGGAAAGCGCTGCCTATCGGGACACGCTCCTCGACCTCGTCGACGGGCGCACCGAACTTCATCAGGCGGGCGCACTTCCCCTTGCCCGGCAGATGCTCGACGACGCTGCCAAAACCTTTCAGGAAAAACAGTCGGAAAAGCGCCAAAAGCGCGAGCGCCTGTTCACGCTGCTCGACGCCTCGCGCGTCATTCTCTGGGTTGGGCTGCTGCTGCTCCTCCTGCCCCATGCGCAGGCCGGCGAGATCAGCGGCATCGAATACGCCGTCTGGGCACTCGCCCTTGAGGCCGCTCTCGCCGAATACCGCGCTCTTCCCGCCGCCATTCTCGGCGCCTCAGCCGCACGACAAGCGGCACAGAATATCCTGCCCTCGAAAGGCGAGATGCAGCCGGAAGCAGCTCCAACGAAAGAAATGGCGACAAGAACGCCGCCAATGCCGGCGCTTCCCGCCGCCGACAGCGCCGTCCCCCTCTTGGAAGCACGAAACATCAGCTTCGCCTATCAGGCGGGACTGCCTGTGCTCGAAAACCTCACCTTCTGCATCCGACGCGGCGAGCACACGGCGATCATCGGCGAGAGCGGCGCGGGCAAGACGACGCTCGCGAGCCTTCTCCTGCGCCTCTGGGACATCGACAGCGGCACAATTTTCTATAGCGGCGTAGCCCATACTTCTCTGACGGCAGACGCAGTGCGCTCCCTCTTCGGAGTCTCCTTGCAGGGCAGCTATCTCTTCAGCACGTCGGTGCGCGACAACTTCCTGCGTCTGCACGAAAGCATCACGGAAGACACGATGTGGCAATCGCTCGAAACGGCACAGCTCGCCGATGTCGTGCGCTCCCTGCCGCAAGGACTCGACGAACCGCTCGGCGAAAACGCCTCGCGCCTCTCAGGCGGCCAGAGAAGCCGTCTCTTAACGGCACTGGCGCTCGCCGCAGACGCTCCCCTGCTGCTGCTCGACGAGCCGACGGCAGGCCTCGACGCCGCACGCGGCGCAAAACTCATCGCCGCCGTGCTCGAAACCCTCGACAAAAGGGGCGGCACGCTCATCGTCATCACCCACGACCTGCCGCTCCTCAGCCGCATGAAACAGGTTATTTCGCTCTGA